In Gambusia affinis linkage group LG20, SWU_Gaff_1.0, whole genome shotgun sequence, the genomic window cctcagtgcagtcaggttctccagagtcctgctaatgacctcattatttgactcaggtgtgttgaagtagagatacatctaaaagttgcaggagggCCGGTccttgaggaccaggagttGCCTTCCACTGCCTTaaggtaacttttataaaaaataaaataacagcagaCTTGAAAgagttaaatttcttcataaACAAAAGGGACGATGGTGGCGATGTTGGTGGGAGTTTGTCCCGCAATCTTAAAATCTTCATAGTAATCTTGTGCACTGATTCAGACTGTCAGTGGacagtctgctgctgctgctgcttcagcacTTTGCAGTGCAGCATCACCTCCTCTGGACGCCTTTCAGCGTTGAAAACGAGAAAATGCAACATTGCTGTTATGCTGTTATGTGCCTGCATTTATCTTTAGACTCCAAGGATCTACAGAGGCTCAAATTCCATCTGGCATGCACATCTACAATATCTCAACAATTATACTGCAGTTGCAGTTCTAAATGCTACTAAATGTCTAAAATTGTCCAAATCATATGTTGTTTGCACTGGTTTCCTTTAACAGGGAAATATTCCATTCATTCTGATCACCTTCTGTCAATCTCAAGCATATTTGAGGTTCAGCTCATAAATTATCAACAACCTTTCATGTCAGAAACATTTGTTATGGATATTCATCTCGCTGGCATTAGTTGCTTTTTAGACAATTTTTCCAACATCTCCACCAATATTAATCcaaaagtccatccatccatccatccattttctttacacccttcttccctaatggggtcgggaggattgctggtgtctatctccagctgcgtcccgggcgagaggcggggttcaccctggacaggtcgccagtctgtcgcagggcaacacagagacagacaggacaaacaacacactcacacacacacactcacacccagggagaattttagagaaaccaattaacctgacagtcatgtttttggactgtgggaggaagccggagaacccagagagaacccatgaatgcacagggagaacatacaaactccatgcagaaagatccccggccgggtatcgaacccaggaccttcttgctgcaaggcaacagctctaccaactgcgccactgtgcagcccctaatCCAAAAGTCTTTCACTTAAATAAAGAATAGCAATAATAACTTACTGTAGTTTTCTGGTAGTTACGCAAGATACTAAGTGTAAGTATTCTAAGCTCATTTTCCACTTGTTAGGAAGGAGTTTTATAATGAAGAAGGTGGTGGCTGAGCTGTTGACTCCAAGCTGAagtgacttcctgtttcaccaTAAATCTGCAACACTccctaaattaaaatgtcttcaagcCAAAATGAAGCTGAACAATTAATAGGACTGCACTTCTTTGCTAATACACTCATTTTAGCAACGGGGTTTTCTTGGTGTACATCAAAGCTTCtatagaatatatattttataatgtgtATATGAGGCACAAACTGCTTTGACATTTCAACCCACTTGGTGCCAATATTGTCAAGAagtgaaaacaacataaacatatCTGCCCTCATATGTGTTTCTTTACTGCTGGATGACCTGAGCCATAAACTGAAGccaaaacatgaaagaaatgttgttttcattatGAAGAATTCTGAGGTGCAGATGAGCTCTCCAATTCATCAACTCACACcagcaaagagaaacaaatgcTGCCATTTTATACTTTTGTCATTCTTtaccttaatttttttttcttccgtaAACTTTGGTCCttgtagatttaaaaagaaacagcaagtACACGACAAGACGTGCAGCACATCACTGAACTACGAGGAAGTTGAATTCTTGTCGCAACAACCGTCTTGAATGGGTGACTCTTCCTTCCTGGTTTCGTGAGCTCTGATTGGATGCCCTCAGCTGAGctgcctttcaaaataaaatctgaaaagatggCTCTGTGCAGCAGCGCTTCCCAATGTCTTCACAAACTCGTGGTGTTGgaataatttgtatttatcaaatcaaattatAAACGTTGTTATCGTAGATTGTATTTTCGATCATTTGTACATTAATATAGATGGAAAAACGTATTGGTAAAGCGCAAAGTGAAAGATGCAGGTATGAATTTCAATCTGCCTGTATGCTAGTTCTATAAACATGTTCCATCGtgtttgaattaataaaatgaaaacacaaaatgttagtGTGTCATAGTGAGTGGTTGAAGCACGGCCAAAATGCAGACAGCCACTCGAAAAAGACATGTTAAGagttaatcaaaaacaaacttatagGTTGTGAAACGATGCAAAGATAACAAGGATCGTGATTTTCTCAGCTCTGAATTTGGGAATTTGGACTCTATAAACAGATTGGATGGATTGATTTCCAGTAATATTTCTATATGTTGGTTGGTAATAATTAGAGTTGCAAGCCAGTCTGTGATTTGCTTTGGAAAAACTAATTGACAACATGGAAAGCAGTGGTGTAACTAAAGTACAGTACACATTGTACTGGTTTGTCAATATCgtttataaaaatgtgcacacatacacactggTCTGCAATAAAATCTATATTCTGCCAGGTAAAGACAATGAcagaacaaatgaaataatctcaGATACACTGACATGTGTCCATAAGAATAGGCCCCCTGGGGCCTACAAAAACTCtacattttacacaaacattgACTCAAAAATCATAACAAATTGGGTAgcacgccccacgcttggaggcccccagtcctcgacgcggccgttgcgggttcgattcccagacccgacaacatttgccgcatgtcttcccccccttcttccccctttcctgtcagcctactgttgaataagggacactagagcccacaaaaagacgccctggtggggaaaaaaaaaatcacaacaaatgaTACATATATGAGGTTTtcagtggatttttttatttttacgtgTTTTGATAGATAAATATTATTAAGCTAACTTTAgaattgttttacataaaatcaaataagGTAAATCAGATTATGTATTTTTAGAATCAGACTTAGGAAAGTGCTTCCCTAAGTCTTTCCTAAGTATGGCTTAGTCTTTACTGCACCTTAAGTTTCGACAATACTTCAAACCACAAGATCTACATGAAATCAGTGATTCTTGAGATAAGGGacaaaatggattaaaattttccccaaaaataatgtaaatattccGCAAGCTTATGTattcaaatatgacaaataatgttttggaaatgtacaGATGCTAAGGTGCAAGCTCCCAATTgcaaattatattaaataaaatatacacaaaactgtattttgtgtatattttattcagattatgTGCTTTTTCCAGTAGAAATGTTTTGTCCCTCTTCTCAAGTAATAAAACATGACTAAGCAGATACTAAGCAGAACCTATCAAGAAATGGTTTTGGCTTTTTATGCAATTTATAATcatgtatttatatttggttTTTTGCAATacatttgtcatttgttttgtttattaaatatttttcaagttatttattattttgttagttCTGGTTTGGGGGTTGCTATTTTAAAAGTAGAGAAATTGGGTGGGTGGATTTGTCTTCATGTTTCTCGTGTACCATTATGTTTTCGAGCAACAAACTAAGATAACATTCGACTGCTAATTCTCTTTTAATAGTCtcaatattttttgaattttctgctTCGCGAAACCACCGActattttgaaatgttcatgTCACAGCTTCCGGCGCGTGACGCCTATCGACCTGCGCATGCTCCAAGGACGGTCCGGGCGCACAATGGAGGTGGACGTACATAAGCACGAACGGTGGGGTAAATATAAGATATAAGAACCACGAAGGTGCGGGTTAGCAGTGGCAGTGACACCGTCCCAATACAGGGGTTTTGGAGACAGAGCGCTGAGTTCAGGCAGAGTTTAACAACTAAACAGTGTCGGTGCTGCagtccttcttcttctctcccccTGCTTGTCCTCTGCGGGTTTCCACGTCTTTGTGCTGAAGCGCAAAGAAGCAGCACCGTCCGGTGAGTTGTTACCTACAGCGTTATTACTAACAATCATTTGAACACTTTAAGGCTTTTTCTGTGCGGCCTAAATCGTTTAAAACCCCTTCAGCTCACAAGAAACGACGTTTAGTCAATAAACGTGACGCATTATTGTTGTTAACGCTACTTTAGAGCGTCTTTACTTGAGCTAAAGTAATTGTACTGCTGTTTTAGGTCACACAGGAGGTTTAACTCACTTTAAGTCATTAAGCGTGTCACGGAACGCCTCTGTTGTGGTTTGTGTATACAATTACCGCGAGCCACTTAAACACGATGATGATTAATGCTCATTGTGAGTTTTCCCAGCATTAGAGGagctgttctggttctgataaGCTGGCTGTTTGTGATAGGACAGAAGGGGGACGCTGACGGGAGGGTGGGGCTCCCAACAGAAAACACGCAGCACCCCGCGAGGAAACGAGCTAATGCTTCTGCTTCCACCTCTGGTCGGTCTCTCCCAGCTCAGAGATAAATGACAAGGGGGAAGATGTCAGGAGTCAAGATAGCACAGCGCAAGGAGAAGTGTGAAAACTGCACCAAACAGGTAGGATTCTGgctaaaatgaaattattccaTGTAATTGGTTTgggaattgtttttatttttgttttaattgtttgaaaATGCAGTGCAACAAGAGACAAGGTGAAGACGGGGCCAACTCTGGCCCAGAGAGCGAGGAAGTCAATGGACAGGTAGGGACTGCTTATTTATCTCTTCATTGGTTCCTCAAGTTTTCAGTAAAGGGTCAGTTTTATacagtgaagtggaaggaaattgtGTGAATTGTGTGTAAGGCTGTTATAACCAGTTACTTGGATGATAACTCAAAAAGAGTTCAATGGTTGCCATTGCggtgattgattttttttattttatttgaagggcAAATTTGTTTACAGCgacatcataatccattttacttatggtttcagttgtgtgtggtttttatttcctttatatttattgtttttggttgttttattttggaattgTCTTCCAGATCCAGTGTGATGTGCTCTGCACAAAATGAAAGTGTATTAGCCTTTGAGAGGGCGTACTTGCGTTAGTTCGCCATTATCagtacatcattttaaaattgtgtcaaagcaacaatattatcgtttatcccaataacttctgggatagtttattgtccagcaaagtTTGCAATCGTCACAATCCTAATGGTTCAGAGTGATGGGGAGTTTCAGTTCTTCGacgcataaaaacaaaaaaaaaaattcatttgtgAAAGATTTAGAAAACAACACGTTGTCTTTAGGTTTATGCCTAACTTTGAGTGGCTCTGTTGTATAAATTCTCTATTAACCACGTTGATATTTGCTGCCTTGACAAGAAGTAAGTTCATGGGGTGGGAACACTTTTACCAGGCACTGCGGGAGCTTTAGGTGTGAAATGAAGTCAATGAGTTTGAGACGCTTTCGTCCCTTTAGTTGATGGAAGGCCCCCGGTTGCTGCTGAGTGCCTGTCTCTCCTGCGACGGCTGCCTCTCCGACGAAGAGACCCTTAAGATTTCCCAGCAGAATCTGGAGGAGGTGGAGCGAGTCCTGGCCCTCAATAAGGTGCGTCTCACACAGGCGCGCGCCGCACAAAAGGTCGAACAAGAAAAAGCCGAGACAGCTGGGTGTCGTGTTgtattttggcagaaatgtgaCGCATCGAAGCACAAGGTGGTGGCGGCGTCGGTGTGTCCGCAGTCGCTGCCTTTCTTTGCCGTCCAGTTTGGCTTGGACATTAACGAAGCAGCCCGCAAGCTCTGCAGTTTCCTCAAGAGTATCGGTGAGCTGATCCCAGACGTCCTGTGGGGTtttcatcttgattttttttttcctttaagtgCTTGATTTCTATATAAAGTctttgatattcaaactgcacagttttgtcatacatccatccattttcttacacccttgtcccctaATGTGGTCGGGAGGTAAcattctgggtgagaggcgggttcaccctggacaggtcgccagtctgtcgcagggcaacacagaaacagacaggacacacactcactcacactcacacctagggaaaatttagaaaaaccaattaacctgacagtcatggttttggtctgtgggaggaagctggagaacccggtgcacagggagaacagtgtagaaagaccccgggccaggaatcaaacccaggaccttcttgctacaaggcaacagctctaccaactgcagcCCTGTTATACACTGCAAGCgaatgtttgattaaaagcccATGTTTGAAAAATGCTAGTTACAGTTGGAACTAGTTATTTTTACACATCTAGTAAGACGGGGGGGGttattgggggttttttgtctcTGAAGATAAATCTGACTTTACGTTTCTTGTTTTGGATCAATTAGAATTaccaaattaatttttgtttgctaACTGCTAATATCGTGTAAAGAATGTTTATTAATCCTAATGACTCAATGGCTTGTTGGTCTGTGTAATTGAAATAAAGGTTGGCTTCTATCTTATATGTTGTAAGTTTTTGAAATTGGGGTATTTTGtgctaaattattgaacaacttttcaaaattttaaattgtgatATATTGGATACTGTCAGTGGATTTTTACCACCAtctggtgctggaaaagtttgaaaactaacgttgaaagtgctttaattttttctgtGGCATAAAGTGTGCAAACCCCGTTTATTCGGCATCTTTAGGCAAAAacactcatgttttttttgtttgttttgttttgttgttttttggggggttttttttgtttttttttgtaaaactatgTCCCGTACcggaaaaaagtcaaacatttgttctttgcttttaaaaatcaatttagtAAAAATTAGATCACACGATTGATTTCCTCATCACGGCTTTTCaccgtttgtttttttttttccctaggggtaaagtttgtgtttgataCCACTGTAGCAGCCGGGTTCAGCATCTTGGAGACCCAGAAGGAGTTTATTCAGCGCTACCGCAGGAGGCACCACGACTCTCAGGCCTTACCCATGTTCACCTCCTCCTGCCCGGGTGagctgcctgcctgcctgctgaTTCTcctctgcatttcttttcataaaacaaactaaattggCCTTGTcatctttttataaatttttatttttaacaacgACGTAAGAGTTTATGCTTCCATGCACATTTACTCCCTGGAACCTTGAACCTCTCCTGTTTGTTGCGTAGAATATAAATTACAGATGCTGACTCAGAGTCTCTCTTCTTCTACAGACACTGTAGAAGAAGTGTCTGTAGTGTTGCTGCTTCAGACAGAAAGCAAAACTTAACCATGTTACATTTTCTACACGTTGGTTTACTTTCAgttaaaagttgaaagtttttttttctttattggccTTAAATCGGCTGCACTCCACAACGTGAGGAAAAAGATCCAAACCTTCTGGAAAtataaaaccttaaataaactgcatttatcctaaaatcaagaataaaacatgtaatttccTGCAATAAAAGCTATAAGCAGCAGCAGACTTTCAGCGTCACTTGAGATTTGACGAAGAAATTGAGTTtcatttaaagacttttattttgttttgtttttaaaagaggtTTCCTGCTTCgcttaaacaaaatattaaattatctgTATGTGTCTTAAACTGCAActatgtttctttaaaacttaacaTCTAAAAgagttgggggttttttctttgttttttttctttttgtgtattttttattattttttttcctctaaacaAATTCTTCAAAACATTCTAAAAGATAAATTTGCTCGGTCTGCTTTCACATAACGGCTGAAACAAACACTCTGCACTATAAAATCTGTCgacatgaaagaaaatctgaaaggtAGACAAACTTCAACTGGGGAGACTGGAAACACGTTGCTGAGTAGATTTGCCTGAAACGCTTAGCAACGTCATTTCATAAAACTCCACATCACAGATCAAGATAAGTCGTAAAACTGCAGCGCTGTCGTTTTTCTGGCATAAATGTGTTGCTaatgtttctatggaaacagaAATCTTCCTCGTTTCTTGCTGAAGGGTCCCAGTCTTCAGATGTTGTGTGCTTGAAAGGGTCAGATTGTGTTTTAGAAGTTCAGACAGCAGCCAAGTGCTGGTGGAACAAGATAGGCAGCGTTTCTCTCACCACTCCCTGAGCGATAACACCCAGGGGCTTTATGGAATTAAATTTAGCTCAGAAGAACCTCACTTTTAAACAGTCTCGCATTTATCTGTAGCGACAATAATGTTGGGACTGTTTTGCTTCCTTAAAAGCTGTTAGCGATTTCCAGTTGAAGTTGGGATTTAAAGAAACCCGATTTTGGAACTGAGAAATGTTGCtgtctttttcttatttttgtttttcttgtttccgaatgtatttagtcttttttttttttgtttgtttgtttgtttgtgtgtgtgcaggttgGATCCGCTATGCAGAACGGGTTCTGGGCAGCGTGGTCACCCCTCACCTGTGCACAGCCCGGTCTCCCCAGCAGATCATGGGCTGTCTGGTGAAAGACTACTTTTCTGAGCAACAGGTGAGAGTGCAGATCACCTGTTCCTGTAAAATATGGCGCTTTTAATCATTCATAGGCgaaacccccccaaaaataaaacatcgtCTGTGGTTTAAGTTATCAAATTCCGCCTCTGGTGCCATTTAACAAATCAAATGAACGGTTCAACTGTCTGCGTTTTTGGTGAGGAAACCTGATATTTTCAAAAGCTAAACTGTTGGAAACAATTGCATTGATCTTCACTTCCACATGTTCACTCTCGGTTGTAAACCACAACAACACTGGAGCGCTATTTCCAGCTGGTTGGAGGTGTAAACCAACGTGACCGagcacagctgctgctgatgagttgccttctttttttcagcttaacaaaaacaataaaaacatccgTGCAATGTCGGCAGGCAACACAACCAACCACCCTGCTGCTGCGTTCAACAGAAGAGGGAAACTATTGCTTTTTGGCCTTAAAGATCGTCTTCTTAGGATTATTATAAGTGGGATAGATGGTCGTGTTTCATAGAACATGGAGGAAAcggctttattttcttttttgtattgctatataatgtcaaaatgttgttttttacacCATGTACAAGTCGATGGAGTTGTGATTTCAGCTGAAGAAGGGAAATGCAGACCTATTCTgcgtttcaatatggccgctcctaCCATCAACATAGTCAAATTTGTTGGAAACACAAGTAAGGGTGCATCTTAAATCGGTGTTGCATGTAGCGCCTGCAACTCtgaactgaacaaattaaaagtggtgTTCGCTTTTggaaagcaaacacaaaagtGACTTTCGTTAGAGGTTCTGCGAATGACGCTTGTGTTCATGTTGAATTTGTGACTTCTCCGACCGGGACGTTGTCACCTCGGGGTCCCAGGTGACTGGAATGCAGCATCGGCCTGTTCAAGATcctcttttacaattttaaagtgACTAAAGGGAGTGATACTGCCTTCTGCTCACATGCTAGAGATACCagtgggttttgtttttgttttgttttttttgttttgactgaactgacacaaatgtaaaatgctggaagaaaataaatatgccCAGGCACTCTGGAAAGTCAAGGACCGAGACAGAgtgaagaaaatgttggaaGGGACATGTGACCTTGCTGAAGCAATTACAGCAGCAGATCATTCACCAGAGGAGTGACGCTGACGGTCAGATGTCTGCAGGGCGTGGAACACGTCAGTCATGTGCCGAACCGTCCTGcagcttttcctcctcctcctgctgtcaGTCTGTTCTAAGCTGCTGGAGTTCGCCCTGCTAGCCTGACGCTAATCCGGAGGTCGTGTTTGAGCCGAGGCCGGTTAGCCGCAGCAGGACCTCAAAGTGACACAAGCAGCGCTTAGACAAATATTGATGCTTCACCGCTGCACTGCGTTGTCAACATCAGCACTGGTGTGTTTCTCTATATGCAGCGCCACACATTCACACCCACAGCCGTCACCTGTGGCAATGGAGAACTGAGATACAAATCGGTTCGTAACATCCAGACAGCGTGGAATCTGTGAGACGCGGTGCATAGTGATATGCTCTGTTGTAAACAATCCAGGAGATGTCACTGGGTTCAAATGCCACGTAATCTGGTTACACGATACTACCTCCTGGCCTCATGTTGACCCACCATCTACGTCAAGGGTTGGGAATGTTCACTAAGCTCCATTCTGTAAGTCTATAAGTCTGACAGAATGGAAAAAAGATGCAGGAAAAATGacctaaatgttaaaaataccAAATACTGAGAGGTGAGAGAATTTTAAGACTTCAGATTTAGAGTGATGGTGACCAGTTATTGTACTAAGCAATAACTGTGTGTCCTGTCCAGATGTCTGTTTGGGgcaaatatcttccagttctcttatatatatatatctttttatttccttctcccATAGAAGCTGAGTCCAGAGAGGATTTATCACATTGTGGTGGCTCCCTGCTTTGATAAGAAGCTGGAGGCTGTCAGAGAGGAGTTTTACAACAGTCTACTGGAGACCAGAGATGTTGACTGCGTCCTCACCTCCAGtaagagtttttaaaatggCCTCTGGAAGATGTTTATGACTGGTTGTTGCCCGCCGAAGCTTTTACTCTGAAAAGGGAATGCATTTATTCTGGGTAgattatatttaaatcaaaccaCTTCCTCTTAGAACTTGTTTCACGTCCTCTCTACTAAAATCTGCCTTTCGCTTTCATTAAAGCCATGTCGGAAACCCAAACTTTACACAGACTCGGATGGCTGAGTACAAATGTCCACGTACCCTATAGTCACAAGACGCATGTATCTCTGTTTTCGtcctgctgcttctccatctgTTTGCACTAAAAGCGCCCTTCTGACGTCACagttgattgatttgttggagtAGTTCCAGGTGCAGCTGAACAACTCTGCCAACAGTCTGACCAGGAAGAACATTCTGCTCCTCTAGAAAACATCTGAGCAGTGCCATTGGCTAGAACCATGTAATCGTCACTAGTAGAAAAACCCACAGGGCCCCGTCAAGCCAGTGATATGATGGGGTATCAATGccatataaaatacaaatggaaCACTGTCTGCATTATTagtataaagaaaatgtaaagggctggaagaaaacagctttttacAGTCACACAAGCTAGGGCAGTTTCCAAAACTTGATTCAGAGAAAACATTGTTGTTGAGATGGAagtaataaatgttattatttttatttttttgtacggAAAACGTACTATCAAGGATCTCTGTCTGCTGAAAACCCAAAGCAGAAAGATGCTAAAACTTGAACAATTATGGTTCATATATTGCAAGTCATAACGTTAATGCAACATTGAAaccaatattattattacaatttttgtTATAATGCAAAGCAgttctaatttaaattttaccTGACTGGACTCTTCAATAAACTCGTTACTACTGCTGGAAATGATGTCAGCGTTAGGCTAACATTTGCATACTTCCTCTCTGTTctgatatgacttgttgataattCCTCCCGTAATTTATTTCAGTGGCGTTTCAGTTTATCATGTGGAGGCTGAACTAACAGAAGTTATTTTCTGGCTACATAAACGTAAGAGTTTTACTTTATACTTCATAAGTGTGGCCATGGCTTCTGCTTCTAACTACACTGAAAGCTGGTCACATGACCATTGGTGACATCATCGTAAGGGATGAAAAACACGTCTACTGTTTTAtccaaaaaagcatttttttgtgcACTGAGGTGAGTCAGGGACTCCTTAAGAAATGCCTTGCTTGTACGTCCCGAGcatattatttgtttgtttgtttggtaattttattaaaaaataaataaatttaaggaATAACCTAAGATTTATCTTTCAGAGGAGATCTACCACCTGATGCAGAAGAGGAAAATATCCATGGAGGAGTTGGACTCTGTCCCACTGGATCATGTGTGAgttcataaacaaacaaaagataaTACAGTTTGaccaattagatttttttaaaattaagtagGCCATGTAAACAGCTTAAAATGAGTTTGTCTTTAACTGTTTGGTGTGTTTTGCAGGCTGAGAGAAGGCGGGGACGTGGAGCTGATGAGGCATGACGGTAGAGGCTCCGAAGGATTCCTGGAGCACGTGTTCAAGCACACGGCTAAGGAGGTGTTCGCCGTCGACGTGCAGGAAATCACGTACAAAACCCTCAGGTCTGAGTAATGACAGATTCACAgtatgataaattgtcccagagtTCGGCAGTTCGCCCCCTCTCAAAGACTAATGAgctttcataaaaacacagcaaccaGAAACAAGGAAATGGAAATAAAGAGCACGCAGAtctgaaaccataaataaaatggattataaagtctctgtaaacttCAGAAAAATCTTATCTGCATGGAAATtatcaagctaattttaatttatcattcaaTTCATTAATTGCTTATTCCATTAAACTATTCCacaatgcaaacaaaatctATTGAATTCttttgggatttcatgtgacgGGTTCACAAAGTTCTGAACAATTGTAAGATGGAGTggaagatctgaaaagtgtggtgtgtttGTATTGAGCCTCTCTTGAGTCAATAAGCAATAGAACCTCCTTTTTCTGTAATTGCAGctgcaagtttttttgttttttttctttctactaaCTTCCCACACTTGGACACTACAATTTCTGCCCACTCTTTATAAAATAGGccaattaattttaattgccTTTAAGTTCTTATTCAACTTGCTGTATCATGTTTACAGGAATCGTGACTTCCAGGAAGTGACACTGGAGAAGGACGGGGAAACGCTGCTGCAGTTTGCCGCCATCTACGGTTTCAGGAACATCCAGACGTTAGTGCACCGGATGAAGAAGGGCCGCCTGCC contains:
- the narf gene encoding nuclear prelamin A recognition factor, which codes for MTRGKMSGVKIAQRKEKCENCTKQCNKRQGEDGANSGPESEEVNGQLMEGPRLLLSACLSCDGCLSDEETLKISQQNLEEVERVLALNKKCDASKHKVVAASVCPQSLPFFAVQFGLDINEAARKLCSFLKSIGVKFVFDTTVAAGFSILETQKEFIQRYRRRHHDSQALPMFTSSCPGWIRYAERVLGSVVTPHLCTARSPQQIMGCLVKDYFSEQQKLSPERIYHIVVAPCFDKKLEAVREEFYNSLLETRDVDCVLTSKEIYHLMQKRKISMEELDSVPLDHVLREGGDVELMRHDGRGSEGFLEHVFKHTAKEVFAVDVQEITYKTLRNRDFQEVTLEKDGETLLQFAAIYGFRNIQTLVHRMKKGRLPYQLVEVLSCPGGCLSGRGQAEREAGGRVDKGLVQQMEEVYVSLPVRLPELNPVLNKLYQDWLHGPDSDQASKLLHTEFKGQSQSNAQPPHMEW